TCTAGAAATCTCGTGTTTTTACTGTAAGTGAGAACGTAAGATTAGTTTGGCTTGTAGTGTCATCTCTCTTGGATCGGTGGTATAGCTCTCGAACAATACGTAGCTATACGCAAACACCAAAATCAGAAATACCGATCCACGAAGGTCGTTGTGCTGTGGATTATTTCCCGCGACCGTCGTTACTTCGGATACTTGGTCGGGTCTTCTCTGCGCCTTTCCCGCGTGTGCCAAGTCCTCGTCCGCGTTTGCCGGCGCCAGTCGCGCCATGGAAGGCGCGACCTTTTTGCGTCTCATCACAGATCCAATTGAGATCGTCGTCGTTCTGGATTGCGCCGTGCTCGGGATCAATCAAGATGATCTCGAACCATTTCTGCGATCCATCCTCACCAACCCAATACGAGTTGAGCGTTCGCAGGTTGCGGTATTTGCGCTGAGCGCGCTCTTCGGAAATTCGCTGAAGATTCTTCCGGCGTGTGATTGGGTTGACGCCCTGTCGCTTCGAGCGTCGCCCGGCTGTGAATCGCTGCTTGCGAGCGCCGCCTTTGCGGACACTCACGCGCACGACAACAATGCCCTGCTTTGCCTTGTATCCGAGCGCGCGCGCCTTATCGAGACGCGTTGGACGCTCGATACGCTCAATCGCGCCCTGCTTGCGCCAGTCCTGCTGGCGCTGCCACTGCAACTCGGCTAATTTCCCTTCTTTTGGGGACTGCCATGCCTCTCGGATGTGTGAGTAAAAACTCCGTGCCATATGCGTTCACCGACGGGCTGCGTGGTTCAACCGATTCCGGTCACATTCCAACCTGCCATAGCAGGTGCCCGCTGGTGCCCGTCACGACCAACGAGATACACGGTATTCTGCTGTTGCGTACTTAGGGGCTTCGAAGCACCGTTGGCCGTGCGATCGGTTCGCGTGTCTATGTCGTTTCTAAAAAATATAATCCATGCTACAAAAATTTATTTTAGAGAACGTTTTAGCAGGTACAACGGTAAGAATACTACTATGAGTCGAGCGGACATTCAGGAGTGTGATGAGTGTGTCTCACCCGCGGAGGCATTTTCGATCATCGGGAACGAGACTCGTCTTTCGATTCTCGAAGCGTTGTGGGCCGTCGAGAACCGGCCAGTACGATTCTCACGTCTCCGCAAGCAGGTCGGGATGCGAGACAGTGCTCAGTTCAACTATCATCTTGACAAACTGATTGGGCAGTTCGTCGTTCGGTCTGAGAAAGGCTACGATCTACGAAATGCCGGTGAACGGGTTGTAGAAGCTGTGCTTGCAGGGTCGTTCAACGAACATCCACGTGTGGAGCCATTCACCATTGACTCGCCGTGTACCCGCTGTGACGCACCGCTGCGCGTCTATTACGAGGACGAGCAACTGACGGTCGAATGTCCAGAATGCGATCGAGGCCACGGAACGTACACCTTCCCACCGGGTGGCTTACACGATCGCTCTCACGATGAGCTTCTGACTGCGTTCGATCAGCGTGTACGGCACCTTCACTGTCTCGCTGCCGATGGCGTCTGTCCGGCGTGTAGTGGTCGGATGCGGACGACCATCGTTCGTGAAGACGAGTGCTGTCTCGGTGTCGATCTCCGCGCTGATCACGTCTGTGAACAGTGTAACCATAATCTCTGCTCGGCGATTGGCTTGAGCCTGCTCGATCACTCTGCTGTCGTTGCGTTCCACAAAGAGCACGATATTGACCTCAACAGTACACCGTACTGGAACTTTGAGTGGTGTGTGAGCGACGATCAAACGACCGTCCTCTCTGAGGATCCGTGGCGGTTGCGCGTCGATATCCCGCTTGACGCACAGACTCTCTCAGTCGTTCTTGATGGTGATTTAACGGTTATCGAGACAGAACACAGGCACTGACGATCGATTATACTGGCCAAACAATCGAAATCCGATGTTCTTATATTTTCCTGAACATTTCCTCAGATAGGTGATGTGTGAATGAAGATATGGTGTCCCGAGTGCGACTGGTCCGGGGAACGG
The nucleotide sequence above comes from Halocatena marina. Encoded proteins:
- a CDS encoding 50S ribosomal protein L15e is translated as MARSFYSHIREAWQSPKEGKLAELQWQRQQDWRKQGAIERIERPTRLDKARALGYKAKQGIVVVRVSVRKGGARKQRFTAGRRSKRQGVNPITRRKNLQRISEERAQRKYRNLRTLNSYWVGEDGSQKWFEIILIDPEHGAIQNDDDLNWICDETQKGRAFHGATGAGKRGRGLGTRGKGAEKTRPSIRSNDGRGK
- a CDS encoding winged helix-turn-helix domain-containing protein, with protein sequence MSRADIQECDECVSPAEAFSIIGNETRLSILEALWAVENRPVRFSRLRKQVGMRDSAQFNYHLDKLIGQFVVRSEKGYDLRNAGERVVEAVLAGSFNEHPRVEPFTIDSPCTRCDAPLRVYYEDEQLTVECPECDRGHGTYTFPPGGLHDRSHDELLTAFDQRVRHLHCLAADGVCPACSGRMRTTIVREDECCLGVDLRADHVCEQCNHNLCSAIGLSLLDHSAVVAFHKEHDIDLNSTPYWNFEWCVSDDQTTVLSEDPWRLRVDIPLDAQTLSVVLDGDLTVIETEHRH